The Streptosporangiales bacterium DNA window AACTTCCGCGCGAGCAGCAGCGAGAACAAGACGAACCCGATGCCGAGGGACGCGAGGTTCCATGCCGCCGAGATTCCCACCTCGTAGCCGGCCTGGGCGGTGCCGACGCTCGCGCTGGTGCCGATGAACTCCGACGCCAGCAGGAAGCCGATGAGCACCGCGGGGAACACCCTGCCGCCGGTCGTGTAGCCCTGCGACGTACGCGACGCTCGTCGCGCCAGGATGCTGATCGTGGCCAGCACGGCCATGTAGCCCCCGACGACGACGAGCACGAGCCACAACGAGTCCATCGGTTCCTCCGGTCGAGTCGCGTCGGCCTACCTGGCGGCCTACCTCGCCACCGGCGGTGGCTCCGCGAGGCGGTCGCCGACCTCGGCCGCCGCCTCGGTCCTACGGCGTGCGCCGGCCACGAAGATCCCGCCGAGCAGGCTGACGAGCACCAGCAGCAGCATGTACAGGGTGACGCCGAGCGACGAGCCGGTGAGTTGGAAGAACGTGACCGCGAGGAACGGCGCCGGCGCGCCGCCGAGCAGGCCGCCCAGCTGGTACCCCACCGACGAGCCGCTGAACCGCACCCGGGCGGGGAACAGCTCGCTGATCATCGCGGCGACGGGCCCGTACGTGGCACCGAGGCCGATGCCGATGAGGATCCCGCCGAACAGCAGGCCCGCCGGCGTGCGCGTCTCGAGCAGCGGGAAGAGGACCGCCGCGGCGACCCCCAGCCAGACCACCCCGCTGAGGAAGACCCGGCGCGAGCCGAGCCGGTCGCACAGGTGACCGCAGATCGGCAGGCTGACGGCGAAGAACACCGTGCCGGCGAGGACGCACAGCAGCGCCTGCGACCTGCTCACCTCCAGGCTCGTCGTGAGGTACGAGAGCACGTACACCGTGAACACGTAGGTGATCATGATCGTCGCGGCGGGCAACGCCGCCGACACGAGGATCTGCCGTGGCTGGTTCTTCATCGCCTCGAGCAACGGGCGCCTGCTGTGCGCCTTCCTGCGGTTCAGGTCCTCGAACGCCGGGCTCTCCGCGACACGCACCCGGACGATCATGCCGAAGACCACGAGCACGATGCTCGCGAGGAACGGGATGCGCCATGCCCACGCCGTGAACGCCTCGGTCGAGACGCCCGCCGTGGCGAAGAACGCGAGGTTGGCGAGCAGCAGGCCGACCGGCACGCCCGCCTGCGGGAAGATGCCGTACAGCGCGCGGCGACCCGGCGGTGCGTGCTCGACAGCCATCAGGACGGCGCCGCTCCACTCGCCGCCGAGCCCGAAGCCCTGCAGCAGCCGCAGCACCGTGAGGAGCACCGGCGCCCAGACGCCGATGGTCGCGTAGTTCGGCAGCAGGCCGATGCCGACCGTGGCGAAACCGACGAGCAGCAGCGACATGACGAGCATGCTCTTGCGGCCGATCCGGTCACCGAAGTGACCCATGACGAGCCCGCCGATCGGCCGCGCCAGGAAACCGGCACCGAACACGCCGAACGACGCCAGTGCACCGGCGACGGGCGAGAACGACGGGAAGAACTGCGGCCCGAACACCAGGGCCGCCGCCGCGCCGTAGAGGAAGAAGTCGTAGTACTCGATCGTGGTGCCGGCCAGGCTCGCGATGGCGGCACGGCGGGCCGGCGTTCCTGCGGTCGTCGGGGTCTGACTCATCTGGCTGTCCTCCTGCCGGTACAGCGTCGTACGCGGCGGCCTCGGGGCTACTCGCGGGGGGAGAGAGATCAGTGGAGGACAGAACCGCCGTCGACGACGAAGGTCTGACCCGTGATGAAGTCGGCGTCGTCACCGGCGAGGAAGCACACCACGCCGGCGACGTCGTCTGGTACCTGGTCGCGGTGCAGCAGTCTGGTCTGCACCGCGGACTCTCGCAGTCCCCCGATCAGGTCTTCGTTGTCGCGTACCGCATCGCTCAACGTGAAGCCGGGTGCCACCGCGTTGACGCGCACGTCGCGGTCGGCGAGCTCCCTGGCGAGCGCCCTGGTCATCGCGAGCACCGCGCCCTTGCTGCTGACGTAGTGCAGGAACATCGGCAGCCCCTTGAGGGCGGCGGCGGACGCGATGTTGACGATCCGTCCGCCCGGCGCGAGGACGGGGACCGCCGCCTTGCAACAGGTGAACAGGCCGACGACGTTGACGTCGAGCACCCGTCGCCAGTCGTCCGGCTCGAGCTCGGTGAACGGCGTGGGTGTCAGCGAGCTGAAGATGCCGGCGTTGTTGACGAGCACGTCGACGCGCCCGTGCTCGTCCCGCACCCGCGCCATCAGGTCGTCGACCGACGCCGGGTCGGTGACGTCGACCGGCAGGTGGGTGATCCCGGCCTCGGTGCCGTCGGACGCCCCCAGCACGGAGTCGAGGTCGGCGGCGACGACCCTCGCGCCCCTGTCGGCCAGTCGGCGGGCGATCGTCCGCCCGATCCCCGCGGCACCGCCGGTCACGACAGCGACCCTGCCGCTTAGCGCATCCACCGCCACCACCTAGTCCCTGCGTCCGTGACGACCGAGGTACCAGCCGAGCGCGCCGGCCACCACGGCGCCGGCGACCGGCACGGCGGCGCGCCGCAGCATCGGGACGACGGTCGCACCGTCCGCGTCGGGACGGACGTCGCGCCGCGGTCGCGGGGTCTCGACCGGTGCCGGACGCGCCGTGCCGTCGCCGGACGGACGTGCGGTCTGCGGTGCCGGCTGCCTTCGGCGGTCTTGCGACAGTCCCGCGGCGAGCGCGGCGAGCAGGCGCGTGCCCGCCTCGGCGAGCGCACCGTCCTTCGCCCGCGCGGCCGTGCCGCTCACGACGAGGTCGGCGGACAGCGAGATCCTGGTGCCCGTCCCCTCGACGCGCAGCGTGGCGACGACGGTGCCCGTCGCGGCGCCGTCGCCCTGCCCCTCGCTGCCACGCACCTCGACCACGGCACGGTGGTCGACGTCGTCGCGTTCGAGGAAGCGCGCGACGCCCGTGTAGTGCGCGCCATCGGTAGCGAGCGCGCCGCGGCACTCGCCGTCGACGACCGCGTCGAGCCGCGCGCCGGGAAGGCACGAGGCGACGCGCGCCAGGTCGGTGACCCGGCGCCACGCGTCGTCGAGCGGCAGCCCGACGACGGCGTCGTACTCGAGTCTCACGCGGTGTCCCCGGTCCCGGCACCGGGCCAGTACGGCGCGGTCACGAGCAGGCGGCTCGTCATCTCCGCGACGATCGGACCCGCCGCCTCGGAGTCGGCCTTGACCTGCTTCCACTCCGGGTCGCCCTGGAAGCCTGCCCACGCCTGCTTCTTCGCCGCCTCGTCGTCGAAGCGGAGCAGGTAGACGATGCGCGCGTCGTCGTCCGCGTCTGTCCAGAAGCCGGCCACCTCGATGCCGTGCCTGGCGAACAGGCCGAACGTGTGGTCGGCGAACCTGGAGTGCAGCTTGTCGGCCGAGCCGGGGGTGGCGACGTACTCGCGGAGCTCGTAGATCATGGGTGTCCTTTGCGGTCAGGCAGCGGATGTGTCCTCGCCCGCGGCGTCGGCGGCGCGGGTATAGACGCCGCGAATGCCTCTGGCGAGCAGAGTTCCCGCGACGTGTCGGCGGTAGTCGGCCGTGGCGTGCAGGTCGCCGGGCGGCGCGAGCTCGTCGCGCGCGGCCTCGGTGACCTGCGCGAGGAGGGAGGCGTCGACCGCGCGGCCGCGCAGCAGCTCCTCCACGGCCGTGCAGCGGTACGGGACCTCGGCGACGCCGCTGAAGCACACCCGTGCGTCGACGACGACGGAGTCGTCGAGCGTCAGCTGCACGGCGGCGCCCACGAGCGCGAAGTCGCCGCGGCGACGAGCGACCTCCTCGAACGTCGCGGCGGTGCCGGGAGATGCGGCGGGGAACCTGATCTCGGTCACGAGCTCGTCGGACTCGAGCGCGGAGACGAGGTGGGTGCGGAAGAAGTCGGCCGCGGCGATCTCACGCTCGCCGCGGACGCTCGCGGCGACGAAGACGGCGTCGAGCGCCGTCGCCACCGACGGCAGCTCGGCGGCGGGGTCGGCGTGCGCGAGGCTGCCGCCGATGGTGCCCCTGTTGCGGATCGGCGGATGCGCGATCTGCGGGAGCGCGGCGGCGAGCAGCGGGCAGTGCCGCGCGACGCCGGGTGAGCGTTCGGCGGTGGCCTGCCGTACGGTCGCGCCGACCCGCAGACCCACCGCCGTGCGGTGCAGCTCGGCGAGGCCGGCGATCCCGCCCAGGTCGACGAGGTGCTCGGGCCGGGCGAGCCGAAAGTTGAGCAACGGCAGCAGGCTCTGCCCGCCGGCGAGCGCCTTGCCGTCGTCGCCGTACTCGGCCAGCAGGGCGAGCGCCTCGTCCAGGGTGTCCGGCCGGTGCAGGTCGAAGTCGACGGGCTTCATGGGGTGCTCGCCGTGGGGAACAGGCTCGCCGCGTTGCGGCCGAGGATCCGCGCCCGCACGTCGTCGTCGAGCGCGGCCGACTCCACGACGGCGCGCGGGGTGAGGTCGCCGATGGGGAACGGGTAGTCGGAGCCGAGCAGCACGCGGTCGGCGGTCACCTTGGTGACGAGGAACTCCAGCGTCGCGGTGTCGAAGACGACGCTGTCGAGGTACAGACGGGCGAACGATTCGACGGGGTCGGCCGTGCCGCCGGTGTCGAGCAGGTGGTTGCGGGTCAGCCGGCCGAGCACGTACGGCAGCGCGGCGCCGCCGTGGGCCACGAGCAGCCGCAGACCCGGGTAGCGCGCGGGGATACCCGCGTAGAGCAGCCGGGCGAGCGTGACCGTGCTGTCCTCCAGGCGCGCGAGCCCGTTGACGAGACCGAAGTCGGCGTAGCGCGCGGACGCGCCACCGAAGCCCGGGTGCAGGAAGACGACCGCGCCGGTCTCGTCCGCCGCCTCCCAGAACGGGGTGAACGCCGGGTCGTCGAGCTCACGGCCCGCCGCCCGCGTCGCGATCATCACGCCGGGCAGGCCACGCGTGCGCTGGGCGCGCAACGCCTCGGCCGAGCGCTTGGGGTCCTGCAGCGGCACGGAGCCGAGCGCGACGAGACGCTCGTCGGCGTCGGCGGTCGACGCGATGCCGTCGGTGAGCAGCTCGGCCCAGTCGGCGCCTTCGTCGTCGGGGAGGTCGTAGCCGAAGATGTCGAGCCAACCGCCCACCACCTGCCGGTCGATCCGCTGTGCCGCCAGCCACTCCGCGCGCCGGCCGAGGTCGGTGAGTCCGGGCGCGAGCGGGCGCGTCGGCGTACCGCCGTCGAACGCGACCACGTGGCTCTCGCCGTGCGGGGTCACCTCGACGTGCGGGAAGCGCACCCGTCCGGCCGCGAGGTCGGCCATCATGCCGGCCGGCACGAGGTGGGCGTGGACGTCGACGACCTGGGTCACGGGGCTCCTTCACGGGTGGCTTCGGCGTCGCGCAGTGCGTGCCACACGTCGCTCGGCTTGATGGGCAGGGACGCGATCGGCTGCACGCCGACGGCGGCGAGCGCGTCGTTGACGGCACTCGCGACGGCCGCGGGCGCGCCCATGTAGCCCGCCTCGCCCGCGCCTTTCTGACCGAAGGACGTGTACGGCGACGGCGTGCAGTGCTCGGTGTCGACGATGTCGGGGATCTCGTGGGTGCTCGGCAGCAGGTAGTCCATGAACGACTGCGTGAGCGGCTGGCCGGCGTCGTCGTACGCGAACTGCTCGTACAGCGCGACGCCGATGCCGTGGGCCGTACCGCCGTAGACCATGCCGCGGACGACCTCGGGATTGACGACCGTGCCGCAGTCGTGGGCGAGGTAGTAGCGCTCGAGGTCGACGACGCCGGTGTCGGGGTCGACCGCCGCGAGCACGAGGTGGGTCTCGAACGAGAAGCACGGGTACAGCTGCACGGTGCCGTCGGGCGCGGTGAGCGTGCCGGACCGCGGGGTGTGCGCGACCTGCACGACCTCGAGCCCCGGCTGCACGCCCGGCGGCATCAGGTGCTGCTTGCGGTGCGCGATCGCGACGAGCTCACCCCAGCCGAGCCGCCGGTCGGGATCGTCGCGCACGACCACGTCGCCCGACTCGTACGCGACGGCGTCGCGTTCGACGCCGAAGTGGTGCGCGCCGATGTGGCGCAGCTTGTCCTTCACCTCGATCGCCGCATCCCTGATCGCCTCGCCGAGCACGATCGTCATGCGGCTGCCGACCGGGCTCTGCGACGGCATGCCGCCGAGCGAGTCGGCGCGCAGCACGGTGATGCGCGCGGGGTCGCGGCCGAGCTCCTCGCCCGCGAGCGTCGCGACCATCGTGTCGTGGCTCTGCCCCGCCGACGAGATCGAGATGACGACGGTGACGTTGCCGCCCTGGTCGACGCGGATGCGGCACGCCTCGGGGAACGTCGTCTTGTCGTTGGCGGGGTTCATGATGTTCTCGAAGATGGCGTTGCCGCCACCGGGTTCGAGGCACGTGGCCAGGCCGATGCCGGCGAGCATTCCCGATGCGCGCAGCTCGTCCCTGCGGTGTTCGAGCGCGTCGAGGTCGGCCAGCGCGATCGCCTTGTCGAGCACCGCCGGGTAGTCGCCCGAGTCGTACTCGGTGCCGCTCGGGATGCGGTAGGGGAACTCGTCCGGGCGGATGAAGTTGCGGCGCCGGATCTCCATCCGGTCCATGCCGAGCACGCCCGCGACGGCGTCGACGGCGGACTCGATCGCGTAGTTGGTCGGCGCCTGCCCGAAGCCGCGCACCGCGACCTGGCCGGTCTTGTTGGTCGTCACCGCCGTCGCGTCGTATCTGGCGCTCGGGATGCGGTACGGGCCGACGATCGCGCCGATCGGCTTGGCCAGCTGCAGCGGCGAACGTCCCGGATAGGCGCCCTCGTCGTCGATGACGTCGATGCTGATGCTGGTGAACGTGCCGTCGTCCTGGTACGCCAGCGCGACGTCGAAGATGCGGTCGGGACCGTGGAAGTCGCCGCCGTGCATGTTCTCCGCGCGGTCCTCGATCAGCTTCACCGGCGCGTGCAAGCGGCGCGCGAGGTAGCCGGCGAGCACGCCGTGCTTGATGCCGCGTTTGACGCCGTAGCTGCCGCCCACGTCGACGTCGAAGTGCACGCGCACCTGATTGCCCGGCAGCCGCAGCGCGCCGGCGAGCTGCTCGGGGAACTGCGGCATCTGGATCGACGCCCAGACGTCGAGCATGTCGCGGTGCTCGTCCCAGTTCGCGACGACGCCGAACGTCTCGATCGGCACGGTCGAGTTGCGGTTCCACCGGACCCGCACCCGGGCGACACCGGACGCGCGCGCGACGTCGCTCTCGACCTCGCCCCAGACGAACTCGCGGTGCGTGAGGACGTTGGTGCCGTGCCCGGTGTGCACGATCGCGCTGTCGGGGCGCAGCGCCGCCTCGGGGTCGAGCACCACCGGCAGCGGGTCGTAGTGGACGGTGACGAGCTCGGCGCCGTCCTCGGCGACCGCACGCGAGCGGGCGACGACCGCCGCGACCCACTCGCCCGCGTACCGCGTGACGTCGACGGCGAGCGGGCGCCAGTGGACGTCGGGTAGATCGAGGTACTGCTGCAGCGGCTCGGTCTCCTTGGCCAGCTCGGCGCCGGTCAGGACGGCGACGACGCCGTCGACCTCGAGTGCGGCCCCGACGTCGATGCCCGTGATGCGGGCGTGCGGGTGCGGGCTGGTGACGAGACCGACGTGCAGCGTGCCGGGCGGCGTGATGTCGGCGACGTAGCGCCCGTGCCCGGTGACGAAGCGGCGGTCCTCGCGGATCGGTGCGGAGCGGGACACCCAGCGGAGGTCGGTCGCGTCATCCACGGGCCACGACCTCGCCGCGCCGGCTCTCGGCCGCGAGCCGTACGGCCTCGCGGATCTGGACGTAACCGGTGCAGCGACAGATGTTGCCGCCGAGCGCCTCGTCGATGTCGTCGTCGCCGGGATCCGGTTCGGCCTCGAGCAGCGCCTCCGCCGCGAGCACCATGCCGGGCGTGCAGTACCCGCACTGCAGCGCGTGGGTGCGGCAGAACGCGTCCTGCACGGCGGAGAGCGGCTCGCCGGGACGAGAGACGCCCTCGATGGTGGTGACGTCGTGTCCGTCGGCCTGCGCGGCGAGGGTCAGGCACGAGCGGACGGGCGCGCCGTCGAGCAGCACCGTGCACGCGCCGCAGACGCCGTGCTCGCAGCCGAGGTGGGTGCCGGTGAGGCCGAGCTCGTCGCGGAGGAGGTCGGCGAGGCTGGTGCGTCCCTCGGTCTCGCACGCACGCGAATCGCCGTTGACCGTCAGTGCGATGTGATGCCTGCTGCCCACGGCACGGTCTCCTTCCTGCGGTGGTGCGGACGAGCCGGACGGATCAGGCGGTCGGTACTGGTTGCCTCCGGCGGCCTTGCGTCAGTACTAGCTGCCTCCGGCGGACATGCGTCAGGCGCGGGCCAGCAGCCCGGCGGCGTCGCCGAGCGCGACCGAGATCGCGCCGGCCGTGGCGACGGTGCGGTCGCGCAGCTCGTCGAAGCGGTCGGCGCCGAACCTCGCCTCGGGCAGGCACAGCCCGACCGAGGCGACCGCGACGCCGGTGTGGTCCCTGATCGGCGCGGCGACACCGCCGACTCCCTCGCGGAAGCTGCCGTGGTTGACGCCGTAGCCGGTGCGGCGCACGTCGGCGAGCATCTCGGCGAGCACGCCGGGGTCGGTCACGGTGCGGTCGGTGTACGGCGGCACCGGCCGGTCGAGCACCGCACGGATCTCCGCCGTCGGCTGGAACGCGAGCAGTGCGCGTCCGGTCGCGACGCAGGTCGCGGTACAGCGGCGCCCGACGTACGACCGCGCCACCACCGGCTGCCGGCTCTCCAGCTTGTCGACGTAGACCACGTCGCCGTGGTCGTAGATCGCGAGGTGGACCGTCTCGTCGGTCTCCTCGTTGAGCCGGACGAGGTACGGGGCCGCGACGGCCCGCAGGTCGAGGTTCTGGGCCCACAGGCTGCCGAGCTCGAAGCACCGAACCCCGGCGGAGTAGAGCGAGCTCTGCGGGTCCTGGGCGACGTACCCGCGCGCCTGCAGCGTCGAGAGCAACCGGTGGACGGTGGCCTTGGGACCTCCCACCGTGGTCGCGATCTCGGTGAGCCCGACCTGCGTGCCCGACCGGGCGAGCAGCTCCAGGATGTCGAGCGCCCGCTCGAGCTGACCGGCCGGCGACACCGGACTGGATCGCTGTTCCATCCCCGATGTGTATCTGGACCGCATAGTTGATGTCAACTGCCGGACCCGTTGACGGCAGATCGCCGATCCATCTACCTTGCGGGAATGGACCGTCGTTTCGATCAGCTGGAACGGGTGCCCGAGGGGCCCCGCGGCGAACCGGCGCTCGCGTACGCCGACCGGGGCCCGCGCGTCGCTGAGGCCGTGGTGCTGCTGCACAGCCTCGGCACCGACCACCGGTTGTGGGCGCCGCAGCTCGAGCCGTTGAGCGCCGAGCACCGGGTGCTCGTGCCGGACAGCCGGGGCCACGGCGCGTCCGGCTGGCCGCGGACCAACGGTTCCGCGGCGACCACGATCGACGACTGGACGGCCGACCTCGCCCGGCTCCTCGACCACGCGGGCGTCGAGCGCGCCGTGCTGGTGGGGGTCTCGATGGGCGGCGTCCAGGCGCTGGCGTTCGCCCTGCGCCACCCGACCCGCACGACCGGCCTCGTCCTCGCCGACACGTTCGCCGAGCTCGACGCCGACCTCGCGGCGACGAAGATCGGCGGGATGTCCGACGGTGCCCGGAGCCTCGGCATGCCGGCGTACGCCGACGGCTACGTCGCGGAGACGTTCACCACCGAACCGCCGGTGGCCGGGGCGGCGGACGTCCGCGACGCGATCGCCGGGATGTCCGTCGACGCGTACGCCGCCTCCGTGCGGGCGTGCTTCGGCGTCACCCTCGGCGCGCGGCTCGGCGAGATCGACGCACCGACGCTGGTCCTGTGGGGCGACCGCGACAAGAAGACGCCGCGACCCCTTGCCGAGCGCCTCGCCGCGGACGTCCCCGGTGCGGTCCTGCGCGAGGTGCCCGACGCCGGGCACCTGTCGAACCTGGAGAACCCCGCCGCGTTCACCGCGGCCGTCCACGAGCATCTCGCCGAGGTCATGCCCCGGCGAGCCGACCACTAGCACACCGCTTCGCGCGCACCGCGTCGCCGAAGGGAGCCGACCGTGCCCGCTCTCGCCGAGTACCCCACCACGGCGCTCGACCCCTTCGCGCCCGAGTTCCTGCGTGACCCGTACCCGGGCCACGAGGAGCTGCGCGACCTCGGTCCCGTCGTGCGCCTCGAGCGCTACGACGCGTGGGTCTGCGCGCGGTACGAGGAGGTGCGCGCGGTGCTCGCCGACGCCGAGACGTACGG harbors:
- a CDS encoding MFS transporter, whose product is MSQTPTTAGTPARRAAIASLAGTTIEYYDFFLYGAAAALVFGPQFFPSFSPVAGALASFGVFGAGFLARPIGGLVMGHFGDRIGRKSMLVMSLLLVGFATVGIGLLPNYATIGVWAPVLLTVLRLLQGFGLGGEWSGAVLMAVEHAPPGRRALYGIFPQAGVPVGLLLANLAFFATAGVSTEAFTAWAWRIPFLASIVLVVFGMIVRVRVAESPAFEDLNRRKAHSRRPLLEAMKNQPRQILVSAALPAATIMITYVFTVYVLSYLTTSLEVSRSQALLCVLAGTVFFAVSLPICGHLCDRLGSRRVFLSGVVWLGVAAAVLFPLLETRTPAGLLFGGILIGIGLGATYGPVAAMISELFPARVRFSGSSVGYQLGGLLGGAPAPFLAVTFFQLTGSSLGVTLYMLLLVLVSLLGGIFVAGARRRTEAAAEVGDRLAEPPPVAR
- a CDS encoding SDR family oxidoreductase, yielding MDALSGRVAVVTGGAAGIGRTIARRLADRGARVVAADLDSVLGASDGTEAGITHLPVDVTDPASVDDLMARVRDEHGRVDVLVNNAGIFSSLTPTPFTELEPDDWRRVLDVNVVGLFTCCKAAVPVLAPGGRIVNIASAAALKGLPMFLHYVSSKGAVLAMTRALARELADRDVRVNAVAPGFTLSDAVRDNEDLIGGLRESAVQTRLLHRDQVPDDVAGVVCFLAGDDADFITGQTFVVDGGSVLH
- a CDS encoding NIPSNAP family protein; the protein is MIYELREYVATPGSADKLHSRFADHTFGLFARHGIEVAGFWTDADDDARIVYLLRFDDEAAKKQAWAGFQGDPEWKQVKADSEAAGPIVAEMTSRLLVTAPYWPGAGTGDTA
- a CDS encoding xanthine dehydrogenase family protein subunit M; this encodes MKPVDFDLHRPDTLDEALALLAEYGDDGKALAGGQSLLPLLNFRLARPEHLVDLGGIAGLAELHRTAVGLRVGATVRQATAERSPGVARHCPLLAAALPQIAHPPIRNRGTIGGSLAHADPAAELPSVATALDAVFVAASVRGEREIAAADFFRTHLVSALESDELVTEIRFPAASPGTAATFEEVARRRGDFALVGAAVQLTLDDSVVVDARVCFSGVAEVPYRCTAVEELLRGRAVDASLLAQVTEAARDELAPPGDLHATADYRRHVAGTLLARGIRGVYTRAADAAGEDTSAA
- a CDS encoding amidohydrolase family protein, yielding MTQVVDVHAHLVPAGMMADLAAGRVRFPHVEVTPHGESHVVAFDGGTPTRPLAPGLTDLGRRAEWLAAQRIDRQVVGGWLDIFGYDLPDDEGADWAELLTDGIASTADADERLVALGSVPLQDPKRSAEALRAQRTRGLPGVMIATRAAGRELDDPAFTPFWEAADETGAVVFLHPGFGGASARYADFGLVNGLARLEDSTVTLARLLYAGIPARYPGLRLLVAHGGAALPYVLGRLTRNHLLDTGGTADPVESFARLYLDSVVFDTATLEFLVTKVTADRVLLGSDYPFPIGDLTPRAVVESAALDDDVRARILGRNAASLFPTASTP
- a CDS encoding molybdopterin-dependent oxidoreductase, which codes for MDDATDLRWVSRSAPIREDRRFVTGHGRYVADITPPGTLHVGLVTSPHPHARITGIDVGAALEVDGVVAVLTGAELAKETEPLQQYLDLPDVHWRPLAVDVTRYAGEWVAAVVARSRAVAEDGAELVTVHYDPLPVVLDPEAALRPDSAIVHTGHGTNVLTHREFVWGEVESDVARASGVARVRVRWNRNSTVPIETFGVVANWDEHRDMLDVWASIQMPQFPEQLAGALRLPGNQVRVHFDVDVGGSYGVKRGIKHGVLAGYLARRLHAPVKLIEDRAENMHGGDFHGPDRIFDVALAYQDDGTFTSISIDVIDDEGAYPGRSPLQLAKPIGAIVGPYRIPSARYDATAVTTNKTGQVAVRGFGQAPTNYAIESAVDAVAGVLGMDRMEIRRRNFIRPDEFPYRIPSGTEYDSGDYPAVLDKAIALADLDALEHRRDELRASGMLAGIGLATCLEPGGGNAIFENIMNPANDKTTFPEACRIRVDQGGNVTVVISISSAGQSHDTMVATLAGEELGRDPARITVLRADSLGGMPSQSPVGSRMTIVLGEAIRDAAIEVKDKLRHIGAHHFGVERDAVAYESGDVVVRDDPDRRLGWGELVAIAHRKQHLMPPGVQPGLEVVQVAHTPRSGTLTAPDGTVQLYPCFSFETHLVLAAVDPDTGVVDLERYYLAHDCGTVVNPEVVRGMVYGGTAHGIGVALYEQFAYDDAGQPLTQSFMDYLLPSTHEIPDIVDTEHCTPSPYTSFGQKGAGEAGYMGAPAAVASAVNDALAAVGVQPIASLPIKPSDVWHALRDAEATREGAP
- a CDS encoding 2Fe-2S iron-sulfur cluster binding domain-containing protein, translated to MALTVNGDSRACETEGRTSLADLLRDELGLTGTHLGCEHGVCGACTVLLDGAPVRSCLTLAAQADGHDVTTIEGVSRPGEPLSAVQDAFCRTHALQCGYCTPGMVLAAEALLEAEPDPGDDDIDEALGGNICRCTGYVQIREAVRLAAESRRGEVVARG
- a CDS encoding helix-turn-helix domain-containing protein, which translates into the protein MRSRYTSGMEQRSSPVSPAGQLERALDILELLARSGTQVGLTEIATTVGGPKATVHRLLSTLQARGYVAQDPQSSLYSAGVRCFELGSLWAQNLDLRAVAAPYLVRLNEETDETVHLAIYDHGDVVYVDKLESRQPVVARSYVGRRCTATCVATGRALLAFQPTAEIRAVLDRPVPPYTDRTVTDPGVLAEMLADVRRTGYGVNHGSFREGVGGVAAPIRDHTGVAVASVGLCLPEARFGADRFDELRDRTVATAGAISVALGDAAGLLARA
- a CDS encoding alpha/beta fold hydrolase; amino-acid sequence: MDRRFDQLERVPEGPRGEPALAYADRGPRVAEAVVLLHSLGTDHRLWAPQLEPLSAEHRVLVPDSRGHGASGWPRTNGSAATTIDDWTADLARLLDHAGVERAVLVGVSMGGVQALAFALRHPTRTTGLVLADTFAELDADLAATKIGGMSDGARSLGMPAYADGYVAETFTTEPPVAGAADVRDAIAGMSVDAYAASVRACFGVTLGARLGEIDAPTLVLWGDRDKKTPRPLAERLAADVPGAVLREVPDAGHLSNLENPAAFTAAVHEHLAEVMPRRADH